Proteins encoded by one window of bacterium:
- a CDS encoding dTMP kinase codes for MLGPDPTDPAGHRGLLITFEGPEGSGKTTLIRGIAERMAARGEQPLVIREPGGTEVGERIRNILLDPASEGMCSETELLLMVASRAQLIREKIVPALAAGMIILCDRFADASVAYQGFGRGLGEDLVRRLNDVALGDLAPDLTFLCLLPPAEGQARLAGRDKSDRLDRESLDFHERVHEGYRAMAESGEMRFKVIDAAASPAAMLDAALTHLKRLEHGLLKYL; via the coding sequence CTGCTCGGACCCGATCCGACCGATCCGGCCGGGCACCGGGGCCTGCTCATCACCTTCGAGGGACCGGAGGGCAGCGGCAAGACGACCCTGATCCGGGGCATCGCCGAGCGCATGGCCGCGCGCGGCGAGCAGCCCCTGGTGATCCGCGAGCCCGGCGGCACCGAGGTGGGCGAACGAATCCGGAACATTCTCCTGGATCCGGCGTCTGAGGGGATGTGCAGCGAGACGGAGCTGCTGCTCATGGTGGCCAGCCGCGCCCAGCTCATCCGCGAGAAGATCGTTCCGGCCCTGGCCGCGGGGATGATCATCCTCTGCGACCGCTTCGCCGACGCCTCGGTGGCCTACCAGGGCTTCGGGCGGGGCCTGGGCGAGGATCTGGTGCGGCGGCTGAACGACGTCGCCCTCGGCGATCTCGCCCCCGACCTGACGTTCCTCTGCCTGCTGCCGCCGGCCGAGGGGCAGGCCCGCCTGGCCGGTCGCGACAAGTCGGACCGGCTCGACCGGGAGAGTCTCGATTTCCATGAGCGGGTCCACGAGGGCTACCGGGCCATGGCGGAATCCGGGGAAATGCGTTTTAAAGTGATCGATGCGGCAGCTTCCCCCGCGGCCATGCTCGACGCCGCGCTGACGCATCTGAAGCGACTGGAACACGGCTTGCTGAAGTACCTCTGA
- a CDS encoding S41 family peptidase, protein MKNLRTPKSMRPNNSDRFRRFLLLTVLGALFLAAVDVSAAETANRRKEFYDNLKIMTEVYERIMNNYVDEKDPHEIMQAAVDGMLMELDQHSNYLSPKHYEDLVMSTEGEFGGLGITINIRDHFPTVVSPIEGTPAYYMGIQGGDQIVEIEGESCRDFTSNQAVKLLRGEPGSQVNITIQRPGTEKPLPFTITRDIIKIESVPYAFMIDDIGYIRIANFARTTKDEVRDKLEELTAAGMKGLILDLRFNPGGLLDAAQGVSELFLEKDELIVFTKGRLRSQNHSFYSETRGKVYDDVPTIVMINGSSASASEIVSAAIQDHDAGLVVGQTSFGKGSVQTVFRLDEDEALKLTTARYYTPSGRSIHKERPRLTYKELETMVNEGVGPHDELEEDPAEKESRFGHEKFYTDSGRVVYGGGGIKPDIEIEQDFLSDFEVAVERDGALFSFAVDYVAGHPDLPEDFQVDDEDYRQFKDFLKGRENIEEYLGVFELAYSDSLVDANADFIRRGIRREVARREHGPTAAYKVAIEADTQLHEALELFRKAATLPELLAVAQQWNEAELARIAAEEAAPSEPVKN, encoded by the coding sequence ATGAAGAATCTCCGCACCCCGAAGTCCATGCGGCCCAACAATTCCGACCGGTTCCGGCGCTTTTTGCTGCTGACGGTGCTCGGTGCCCTGTTCCTCGCCGCGGTGGACGTTTCTGCCGCCGAGACGGCAAATCGCCGCAAGGAGTTCTACGACAACCTGAAGATCATGACCGAGGTCTACGAGCGGATCATGAACAACTACGTCGACGAGAAGGACCCGCACGAGATCATGCAGGCGGCCGTCGACGGGATGCTGATGGAACTCGACCAGCATTCCAACTACCTGTCCCCGAAGCACTACGAGGACCTCGTGATGAGCACCGAGGGCGAGTTCGGCGGCCTCGGCATCACCATCAACATCCGCGACCACTTCCCGACGGTCGTCTCGCCCATCGAGGGGACCCCGGCCTACTACATGGGCATCCAGGGCGGCGACCAGATCGTCGAGATCGAGGGCGAGAGCTGCCGGGATTTCACGAGCAACCAGGCCGTGAAGCTCCTGCGCGGCGAACCCGGCTCCCAGGTGAACATCACCATCCAGCGCCCCGGCACCGAGAAGCCGCTGCCCTTCACCATCACCCGCGACATCATCAAGATCGAGAGCGTGCCCTACGCGTTCATGATCGACGACATCGGCTACATCCGGATCGCCAACTTCGCGCGCACCACCAAGGACGAGGTGCGGGACAAGCTCGAGGAGCTCACGGCGGCCGGCATGAAGGGCCTCATCCTCGACCTGCGTTTCAACCCCGGCGGGCTGCTCGACGCGGCCCAGGGCGTCAGCGAGCTCTTCCTCGAGAAGGACGAACTGATCGTCTTCACCAAGGGCCGGCTGCGCAGCCAGAACCACAGCTTCTACAGCGAGACGCGCGGCAAGGTGTACGACGACGTGCCGACCATCGTCATGATCAACGGCTCGTCGGCCTCGGCCAGCGAGATCGTCTCGGCCGCGATCCAGGACCACGATGCGGGCCTGGTCGTGGGCCAGACCAGCTTCGGCAAGGGATCGGTGCAGACCGTGTTCCGCCTCGACGAGGACGAGGCCCTGAAGCTGACCACGGCACGCTACTACACGCCGAGTGGCCGCAGCATCCACAAGGAGCGGCCGCGTCTCACCTACAAGGAACTCGAGACCATGGTCAACGAGGGCGTCGGCCCCCACGACGAGCTCGAGGAGGATCCGGCCGAGAAGGAGAGCCGCTTCGGCCACGAGAAGTTCTACACCGACAGCGGCCGGGTCGTGTACGGCGGCGGCGGCATCAAGCCCGACATCGAGATCGAGCAGGACTTCCTCAGCGACTTCGAGGTGGCCGTCGAGCGTGACGGGGCCCTGTTCAGCTTCGCCGTGGACTACGTGGCCGGCCATCCGGACCTGCCCGAGGACTTCCAGGTCGACGACGAGGACTACCGCCAGTTCAAGGACTTCCTCAAGGGCCGCGAGAACATCGAGGAGTACCTCGGCGTGTTCGAACTGGCCTACAGCGACTCGCTGGTCGACGCCAACGCCGACTTCATCCGCCGCGGCATCCGGCGCGAGGTGGCCCGGCGGGAGCACGGTCCGACCGCCGCCTACAAGGTCGCCATCGAGGCCGACACCCAGCTGCACGAGGCGCTCGAACTGTTCCGCAAGGCCGCCACGCTGCCCGAGCTGCTGGCGGTGGCGCAGCAGTGGAACGAGGCCGAGCTGGCGCGGATCGCCGCCGAGGAGGCGGCTCCGAGCGAGCCCGTCAAGAACTAG
- a CDS encoding paraslipin: MQIGTIFGAGIALLVIITLINTARIVPQKSAYIVERLGKYSRTLNAGFHILTPFLDRVAYKHSLKEVAVDVPPQICITRDNIAVEVDGVLYLQVVDAVKASYGIENFLFASTQLSQTTMRSEIGKLELDRTFEEREAINHAIIAAVDKASDPWGVKITRYEIKNIHPPQTVRDALEKQMRAEREKRATIFESEGVRQAKINVAEGTKQEAIAYSEGEKMKRINEAEGRAREIELVAIATAEGIRKIAEAIEQPGGKEAVNLRVAEQYLGEFGKLAKEGNTLIIPSDLSDVGGMVAAASSLIKRT, translated from the coding sequence ATGCAAATCGGGACCATCTTCGGAGCCGGCATCGCCCTGCTGGTCATCATCACCCTGATCAACACGGCCCGCATCGTGCCCCAGAAGAGCGCCTACATCGTCGAGCGCCTGGGCAAGTACTCGCGGACGCTCAACGCCGGCTTCCACATCCTGACCCCGTTCCTCGACCGGGTCGCCTACAAGCACAGCCTGAAGGAAGTCGCGGTCGACGTGCCGCCCCAGATCTGCATCACGCGCGACAACATCGCCGTCGAGGTGGACGGCGTGCTGTACCTGCAGGTCGTCGACGCGGTGAAGGCCAGCTACGGCATCGAGAACTTCCTCTTCGCCTCGACGCAGCTGTCGCAGACCACCATGCGCTCGGAGATCGGCAAGCTCGAGCTCGACCGGACCTTCGAGGAGCGCGAGGCCATCAACCACGCCATCATCGCCGCCGTGGACAAGGCGTCCGATCCGTGGGGCGTGAAGATCACCCGCTACGAGATCAAGAACATCCACCCGCCGCAGACCGTGCGCGACGCCCTCGAGAAGCAGATGCGCGCCGAGCGCGAGAAGCGCGCCACCATCTTCGAGTCCGAGGGCGTGCGCCAGGCCAAGATCAACGTGGCCGAGGGCACCAAGCAGGAGGCCATCGCCTACTCCGAGGGCGAGAAGATGAAGCGCATCAACGAGGCCGAGGGCCGGGCGCGCGAGATCGAACTCGTGGCCATCGCCACGGCCGAGGGCATCCGCAAGATCGCCGAGGCCATCGAGCAGCCCGGCGGCAAGGAGGCGGTGAACCTGCGCGTGGCCGAGCAGTACCTCGGCGAGTTCGGCAAGCTGGCCAAGGAAGGGAACACGCTGATCATCCCCTCCGACCTGTCCGATGTGGGGGGGATGGTGGCGGCGGCTTCCTCCCTCATCAAGAGGACGTAG
- a CDS encoding NfeD family protein, whose product MSFSPELIWFVAGLALILSEFMLPGIILVFFGAGAWLTALTSWLGLTPGWTSQMLTFAVSSVVLLVILRRRFRTRFFGYVGADQDPAANLDDLAGHEVVVRGAIPAGGSGEVEYKGANWKARSADALVDGQTAVIVRTDGITLMVRPQD is encoded by the coding sequence ATGTCCTTCTCACCCGAATTGATCTGGTTCGTCGCCGGACTCGCGCTGATCCTCAGCGAGTTCATGCTGCCGGGGATCATCCTCGTCTTCTTCGGCGCCGGCGCCTGGCTCACGGCCCTCACGTCGTGGCTGGGCCTGACGCCCGGTTGGACGAGCCAGATGCTCACCTTCGCCGTGAGCTCGGTGGTCCTGCTCGTCATCCTGCGGCGGCGCTTCCGGACCCGCTTCTTCGGCTACGTGGGCGCCGACCAGGACCCCGCCGCCAATCTCGACGACCTGGCCGGGCACGAGGTCGTCGTGCGCGGCGCCATCCCCGCCGGCGGCAGCGGCGAGGTCGAATACAAGGGCGCCAACTGGAAGGCCCGCAGCGCCGACGCCCTGGTCGACGGCCAGACCGCCGTCATCGTCCGCACCGACGGGATCACCCTGATGGTCCGGCCGCAGGACTGA